In a genomic window of Tripterygium wilfordii isolate XIE 37 chromosome 8, ASM1340144v1, whole genome shotgun sequence:
- the LOC120003388 gene encoding pentatricopeptide repeat-containing protein At1g55630-like isoform X1, whose amino-acid sequence MNSITHFGTKTVHKVSCILFISRNLCDYRSDGDKSDNGFGFVEEPLKKICRNRDYSELGGNLDTCEYEGPADQSFSLRRSFMDYEWSDATKILDILKRDGLGFDAKSELNELQIRVSGLLVRHVLLGILRSINHETKTRCAKLGYKFFVWSGQQENYRHTANAYHLMLKIFSVCEEFKAMWRLVDEMIESGFPTTARTFNILICTCGEAGLARNVVERFIKSKTFNYRPFRHSYNAILHSLLAINQYRLIEWVYQRMLLDGHSPDNLTYNIVMFANYRLGKLDQFHKLLDEMGRNGFYPDLHTYNILLHVLGKGDKPLAALNLLNHMKEVGLYPSVLHFTTLIDGLSRAGNLDASKYFFDEMIRSGCMPDVVCYTVMITGYIVAGELENAQAMFDEMISKGQLPNVFTYNSMIRGFCMAGKFEEACSMLKDMESRGCNPNFIVFNTLVSNLRNAGKLSEAHEIIRHMGEKRQYVHLLSKMKGYRR is encoded by the coding sequence ATGAATTCTATTACTCATTTCGGCACAAAGACAGTTCATAAAGTTtcatgtattttatttatttcacgAAATTTGTGTGACTATAGATCTGATGGCGATAAGAGTGACAATGGGTTTGGGTTCGTTGAGGAACCTTTGAAGAAAATATGCAGAAATCGAGATTACAGTGAATTGGGTGGAAATCTTGATACATGTGAGTATGAAGGCCCTGCTGATCAGAGTTTCTCATTGAGGCGGAGTTTCATGGATTATGAGTGGAGTGATGCTACAAAGATTCTTGACATATTAAAACGAGATGGACTTGGATTTGACGCAAAATCAGAATTAAATGAGTTGCAGATCAGGGTCTCGGGGCTTCTTGTGAGGCATGTTCTTTTAGGAATTTTGAGAAGCATAAATCATGAGACTAAGACTAGATGTGCCAAATTGGGGTATAAGTTTTTTGTGTGGTCTGGCCAGCAGGAAAATTACAGACACACGGCAAATGCATACCATTTGATGTTAAAGATATTTTCCGTGTGTGAAGAGTTTAAGGCAATGTGGAGACTAGTAGATGAGATGATTGAGAGTGGTTTCCCAACAACGGCACGGACATTTAACATATTGATATGTACTTGTGGCGAGGCAGGCTTGGCTAGGAACGTCGTAGAGAGGTTCATTAAGTCAAAGACGTTCAACTACAGACCATTTAGACACTCTTACAATGCAATTCTTCATTCACTTCTTGCAATCAACCAATACCGGTTGATTGAGTGGGTTTATCAGCGGATGTTACTTGATGGTCATTCCCCAGATAATCTAACTTACAATATTGTTATGTTTGCGAATTATCGATTAGGAAAATTGGATCAGTTTCATAAGCTGCTCGACGAAATGGGTAGGAATGGATTTTACCCCGATTTACATACGTATAACATCCTTCTCCATGTTCTTGGTAAAGGGGACAAACCGCTTGCTGCACTTAATCTTTTGAACCATATGAAGGAGGTGGGTCTTTATCCTAGTGTTCTTCATTTCACTACGTTGATAGATGGACTTAGTCGAGCTGGGAATCTGGATGCGAGCAAGTACTTCTTTGATGAAATGATAAGGAGTGGGTGCATGCCTGATGTGGTTTGTTATACTGTGATGATCACGGGGTATATAGTGGCAGGGGAGCTTGAGAATGCCCAAGCaatgtttgatgaaatgatTAGCAAGGGGCAGTTACCAAATGTGTTCACATATAATTCTATGATTCGGGGGTTTTGTATGGCTGGGAAATTTGAGGAGGCATGCTCCATGCTTAAGGATATGGAATCAAGAGGATGCAATCCTAACTTTATCGTTTTCAATACGCTAGTGAGTAATTTGCGAAATGCTGGAAAACTTTCTGAAGCACATGAAATCATAAGGCACATGGGAGAGAAGAGACAATATGTCCATCTACTCTCTAAGATGAAGGGATACAGGAGATGA
- the LOC120004408 gene encoding low-temperature-induced 65 kDa protein produces the protein MDSQLLRTHAHRHEQDPDNVGLHSVAEDDHEHHHEKKSVLKKVKAKAKKIKDTFKLHGHNHDHDHADHVPDDQDLDEEVEEDDERFEDSEVHGAPIYESTALRFTAIPGQVQSSGQSPGIDFERSKVDIGKSTVQVEEIPEAPRKTLISDPGKPRVNLGDFEEDPHGQNIVSDSYNPSNYQTKVTDPTRTGGEEAGITPILHYFDKMNISQGAEQKRETEQKQRKPIEPENQFPNLPTGSHDLFNPQPGPPISLKTKYEPPLIPQGTNLAASQDNPHDATAEKPSSQSSYTEKISSVTTSIADKALTAKNAVASKLGYGEKDGTTRAHDTREGEETAKPVSAVEYEKLAETGNTVMPKMKVSQSTNGNEDESKSEIKGQDKGVSMKDYFAEKLRPGEEDRALSAVISDALRKQKKETKPMGKVTESEEVARRLGTTDDKSQDSGSVNGPGKGVVDKVRGAVSSWFNKGDESQPTQQSLGSSHGE, from the exons ATGGATTCCCAATTACTGCGCACCCACGCACATAGACATGAGCAGGATCCCGACAATGTTGGCTTGCACTCTG TTGCAGAGGATGATCATGAGCATCACCATGAAAAGAAATCTGTTCTGAAGAAGGTGAAGGCTAAggcaaagaaaataaaggacACATTCAAACTACATGGCCACAACCATGATCATGATCATGCAGATCATGTTCCCGATGATCAAGATTTGGACGAGGAGGTTGAAGAGGATGACGAAAGATTTGAAGATTCAGAAGTTCACGGTGCTCCTA TATATGAATCCACTGCTCTCAGGTTTACTGCCATACCTGGACAAGTCCAGAGTTCAGGTCAATCTCCAGGAATTGACTTTGAAAGGTCAAAAGTCGATATCGGAAAGTCTACAGTCCAGGTTGAGGAAATTCCCGAAGCCCCACGAAAAACACTTATATCTGATCCAGGGAAGCCAAGAGTCAACTTGGGAGACTTTGAGGAGGACCCACATGGACAAAATATTGTATCAGATTCGTATAatccttcaaactatcaaaccaaAGTCACCGACCCGACAAGGACCG GAGGTGAAGAAGCGGGGATTACACCGATTCTTCATTATTTTGACAAGATGAATATCTCTCAAGGAgcagaacaaaaacgtgaaacagaGCAAAAACAGAGGAAACCTATTGAACCTGAGAATCAATTCCCGAACTTACCTACTGGTAGCCATGACCTGTTCAATCCGCAGCCGGGTCCGCCGATATCTTTAAAGACTAAATATGAACCCCCTTTAATCCCACAAGGCACTAACTTAGCGGCCTCACAAGATAACCCACATGATGCGACGGCAGAGAAACCATCAAGCCAGAGTAGCTACACAGAGAAAATCTCCTCTGTTACCACTTCAATTGCAGATAAAGCCCTTACTGCCAAAAATGCTGTAGCTTCTAAGCTTGGCTATGGTGAAAAGGATGGAACAACAAGGGCACACGATACACGCGAAGGAGAAGAAACAGCAAAGCCAGTATCAGCGGTGGAATATGAGAAGCTGGCGGAGACAGGAAACACAGTGATGCCAAAAATGAAAGTCTCCCAAAGCACGAACGGAAATGAAGATGAATCAAAGAGTGAGATTAAAGGGCAGGACAAGGGGGTGTCAATGAAAGACTATTTTGCAGAGAAGTTGAGGCCTGGAGAGGAAGATAGGGCGCTGTCCGCGGTCATATCTGATGCATTgcgaaagcaaaagaaagagaCGAAGCCAATGGGGAAGGTGACTGAGTCGGAGGAGGTGGCGAGGCGGTTGGGCACGACGGATGACAAGTCTCAGGATTCGGGCTCTGTAAATGGTCCTGGGAAGGGTGTGGTGGATAAGGTGAGAGGTGCTGTTAGTTCATGGTTTAACAAAGGTGATGAGTCGCAGCCAACACAGCAATCACTTGGTTCTTCACATGGTGAGTAA
- the LOC120003388 gene encoding pentatricopeptide repeat-containing protein At1g55630-like isoform X2, giving the protein MDYEWSDATKILDILKRDGLGFDAKSELNELQIRVSGLLVRHVLLGILRSINHETKTRCAKLGYKFFVWSGQQENYRHTANAYHLMLKIFSVCEEFKAMWRLVDEMIESGFPTTARTFNILICTCGEAGLARNVVERFIKSKTFNYRPFRHSYNAILHSLLAINQYRLIEWVYQRMLLDGHSPDNLTYNIVMFANYRLGKLDQFHKLLDEMGRNGFYPDLHTYNILLHVLGKGDKPLAALNLLNHMKEVGLYPSVLHFTTLIDGLSRAGNLDASKYFFDEMIRSGCMPDVVCYTVMITGYIVAGELENAQAMFDEMISKGQLPNVFTYNSMIRGFCMAGKFEEACSMLKDMESRGCNPNFIVFNTLVSNLRNAGKLSEAHEIIRHMGEKRQYVHLLSKMKGYRR; this is encoded by the coding sequence ATGGATTATGAGTGGAGTGATGCTACAAAGATTCTTGACATATTAAAACGAGATGGACTTGGATTTGACGCAAAATCAGAATTAAATGAGTTGCAGATCAGGGTCTCGGGGCTTCTTGTGAGGCATGTTCTTTTAGGAATTTTGAGAAGCATAAATCATGAGACTAAGACTAGATGTGCCAAATTGGGGTATAAGTTTTTTGTGTGGTCTGGCCAGCAGGAAAATTACAGACACACGGCAAATGCATACCATTTGATGTTAAAGATATTTTCCGTGTGTGAAGAGTTTAAGGCAATGTGGAGACTAGTAGATGAGATGATTGAGAGTGGTTTCCCAACAACGGCACGGACATTTAACATATTGATATGTACTTGTGGCGAGGCAGGCTTGGCTAGGAACGTCGTAGAGAGGTTCATTAAGTCAAAGACGTTCAACTACAGACCATTTAGACACTCTTACAATGCAATTCTTCATTCACTTCTTGCAATCAACCAATACCGGTTGATTGAGTGGGTTTATCAGCGGATGTTACTTGATGGTCATTCCCCAGATAATCTAACTTACAATATTGTTATGTTTGCGAATTATCGATTAGGAAAATTGGATCAGTTTCATAAGCTGCTCGACGAAATGGGTAGGAATGGATTTTACCCCGATTTACATACGTATAACATCCTTCTCCATGTTCTTGGTAAAGGGGACAAACCGCTTGCTGCACTTAATCTTTTGAACCATATGAAGGAGGTGGGTCTTTATCCTAGTGTTCTTCATTTCACTACGTTGATAGATGGACTTAGTCGAGCTGGGAATCTGGATGCGAGCAAGTACTTCTTTGATGAAATGATAAGGAGTGGGTGCATGCCTGATGTGGTTTGTTATACTGTGATGATCACGGGGTATATAGTGGCAGGGGAGCTTGAGAATGCCCAAGCaatgtttgatgaaatgatTAGCAAGGGGCAGTTACCAAATGTGTTCACATATAATTCTATGATTCGGGGGTTTTGTATGGCTGGGAAATTTGAGGAGGCATGCTCCATGCTTAAGGATATGGAATCAAGAGGATGCAATCCTAACTTTATCGTTTTCAATACGCTAGTGAGTAATTTGCGAAATGCTGGAAAACTTTCTGAAGCACATGAAATCATAAGGCACATGGGAGAGAAGAGACAATATGTCCATCTACTCTCTAAGATGAAGGGATACAGGAGATGA